A single genomic interval of Sceloporus undulatus isolate JIND9_A2432 ecotype Alabama chromosome 2, SceUnd_v1.1, whole genome shotgun sequence harbors:
- the TMBIM6 gene encoding bax inhibitor 1 has product MDVFNRNINFDALFKFSHISTSTQQHLKKVYASFALCMFLAAAGAYINVVTQLVQFGLLTGLGALGLMIWLMATPHSRETEEKRLGMLAGFAFLTGVNLGPLLEMCIAINPSIIPTAFLGTAVIFSCFSLSALFAKRRAYLYLGGILFSGLFLMLFFSLINIFVGSTWLFTVNLYIGLMVMCGFVLFDTQLIIEKAENGDKDYIWHCVDLFLDFVNIFRELMVILGMNENKKKKEK; this is encoded by the exons ATGGATGTTTTCAACAGGAACATAAATTTTGATGCTCTCTTCAAATTCTCCCACAT ctccacCTCAACCCAGCAGCACCTGAAGAAAGTCTATGCTAGTTTTGCACTATGCATGTTCCTAGCAGCAGCTGGAGCATACATCAATGTGGTGACTCAGCTGGTGCAG TTCGGTCTGTTGACTGGCCTGGGAGCATTGGGTCTTATGATCTGGCTGATGGCCACACCCCACAGCCGTGAAACAGAAGAGAAACGGCTGGGCATGCTAGCAGGCTTTGCTTTCCTCACTG GAGTCAATCTAGGTCCTCTGCTGGAGATGTGCATTGCCATCAACCCCAG CATCATCCCAACTGCTTTCCTGGGCACAGCTGTAATCTTCAGTTGCTTCTCCCTGAGTGCCCTCTTTGCCAAGCGCCGTGCCTATCTGTACCTCGGAG GTATCTTGTTTTCTGGCCTGTTCCTGATGCTCTTCTTTTCCCTGATCAACATTTTTGTAGGCTCAACTTGGCTCTTCACA GTTAATCTCTACATTGGACTTATGGTCATGTGTGGCTTTGTGCTGTTTGACACTCAGCTCATAATTGAGAAAGCTGAGAATGGAGACAAGGACTATATCTG GCACTGTGTGGATCTCTTTCTGGATTTTGTCAACATCTTCCGAGAGCTCATGGTCATCTTGGGCATGAATGAG